The proteins below come from a single Parageobacillus toebii NBRC 107807 genomic window:
- a CDS encoding MerR family transcriptional regulator: protein MKKVYPIGEFAKKTGQTIRTLHYYDEIGILKPSCVSSSGRRFYSEDEIIALQKIVALKFLGFSLEEIKHFMQEEKWDLKESLAFQKKLLLQKREHIDRVIKAVTHAQHLIEERETIDPNMFCLLINSIQMENKHKEWLKQFMPDETVEKMFDISEEKQLEYGKKLLEVFEKLKECYGKDPSDNDVQSLIEKLFSIAKEVAKEVFDEDLSLFHWKGDELAEEPMLFSSPFSKEEEEWVAKAIEIFLAKEGVDWNEEES from the coding sequence ATGAAGAAGGTGTATCCAATCGGTGAGTTTGCGAAAAAAACAGGCCAAACAATACGAACTCTTCACTATTATGATGAAATAGGGATTTTGAAGCCGTCATGTGTATCGAGTTCTGGACGCCGATTTTACAGTGAAGATGAGATCATTGCATTGCAAAAGATTGTGGCACTGAAGTTTTTAGGTTTTTCCCTTGAGGAAATTAAACATTTTATGCAAGAAGAAAAATGGGATTTAAAAGAATCGCTTGCTTTTCAAAAAAAGCTTTTGCTGCAAAAGCGTGAACATATTGACCGTGTCATAAAGGCAGTGACACATGCCCAGCATCTTATCGAAGAACGAGAAACGATTGATCCGAATATGTTTTGCTTGTTGATTAACTCTATCCAAATGGAAAATAAACATAAAGAATGGCTGAAACAATTTATGCCAGATGAAACAGTGGAAAAAATGTTTGACATTAGCGAAGAAAAACAGTTGGAATATGGGAAGAAGCTGCTTGAAGTTTTCGAAAAGCTAAAAGAGTGCTATGGAAAAGATCCGAGCGATAACGATGTGCAATCGCTGATAGAAAAACTTTTCTCTATCGCAAAAGAAGTTGCAAAAGAAGTTTTCGATGAAGATTTATCACTATTTCATTGGAAAGGGGATGAACTTGCAGAAGAGCCAATGCTGTTTTCATCTCCTTTTTCCAAAGAAGAAGAGGAATGGGTGGCAAAAGCTATAGAAATATTTTTAGCGAAAGAAGGAGTAGATTGGAATGAAGAAGAATCGTGA
- a CDS encoding ABC transporter ATP-binding protein, which produces MKKNRDMPIDNWQSFWELIKSTNPPKWVFVTAITLSLIETGVGLIVPWFTKSLVDQIAASTVEPSIIILLAASFILQTITSGFSYYFLTYIGEYVVAAIRKKVWNQVLLLPISFFDNHQSGETMSRITQDTNTVKMLITQHLVTFLTGLISVGGAVSILLIIDWKMTLMMVTAVPVSILILWPLGQKMYKISKATQDEMASFSANLGRVLSDIRLVKAYCAEKEEQKNGELGIFHLFQFGLKEARIQAVISPFMTFVMMLVLVVLIGYGGVRVASGTLSSGSLVAIIIYMVQIVVPFSQMAVFFTSFQKAMGATERIQRILSLEKEPSGSLPVVQNPEQYIHFRNVSFSYKKGEPVLKQVTLTIPSGKTTAIVGPSGSGKTTLFALLERFYTPDEGEILLGETNIEDFDLHSWRSQISYVSQESPMMSGTIRDNICYGLNRDVTDEEIERAAKLANAAEFIERLPNGYLTEVGERGIKLSGGQRQRIAIARALIRNPKILLLDEATSNLDSSSEVLVQKALQRLMEGRTTLVIAHRLSTVVNADQIVVLENGTITGVGTHNELLQTHPLYRELAEQQFQTISE; this is translated from the coding sequence ATGAAGAAGAATCGTGATATGCCGATAGACAATTGGCAATCTTTCTGGGAGTTAATCAAGAGCACGAATCCGCCAAAATGGGTTTTTGTCACTGCTATTACTCTTAGTTTGATCGAGACAGGGGTTGGACTCATTGTCCCATGGTTTACGAAATCTCTTGTTGACCAGATCGCTGCATCTACGGTAGAACCATCGATTATTATTTTACTTGCGGCTTCATTTATTTTGCAAACGATCACTTCCGGCTTTTCTTATTACTTCCTCACCTATATTGGGGAATATGTGGTTGCGGCGATTCGTAAAAAGGTTTGGAATCAAGTTTTATTATTGCCTATTTCTTTTTTCGACAATCACCAATCTGGAGAAACGATGAGCCGAATTACTCAAGATACCAACACGGTAAAAATGCTAATCACCCAACATTTAGTTACGTTTCTGACTGGATTGATCTCGGTCGGAGGGGCTGTTAGCATTCTCCTTATTATCGACTGGAAAATGACCCTTATGATGGTGACGGCCGTTCCAGTTTCAATCCTCATTCTCTGGCCGCTTGGGCAAAAAATGTACAAAATTTCAAAAGCTACCCAAGATGAAATGGCCAGTTTTTCAGCCAATCTTGGCAGAGTGTTATCCGATATTCGTCTTGTTAAAGCTTATTGCGCGGAGAAAGAGGAGCAAAAAAACGGGGAACTAGGGATTTTTCATTTGTTTCAATTTGGGCTGAAAGAAGCGAGAATCCAAGCTGTCATTTCCCCGTTTATGACATTTGTGATGATGCTCGTTTTAGTCGTTTTAATCGGTTATGGCGGCGTTCGTGTAGCCTCAGGCACGCTTTCATCCGGCTCGCTTGTCGCCATTATTATTTACATGGTTCAAATCGTTGTCCCTTTTAGTCAGATGGCTGTATTTTTCACTTCATTTCAAAAAGCAATGGGGGCAACAGAACGAATCCAACGCATTTTATCTTTAGAGAAAGAACCAAGCGGCAGCTTGCCTGTGGTGCAAAATCCTGAGCAATATATACATTTTCGAAATGTTTCCTTTTCTTATAAAAAGGGAGAGCCTGTCCTCAAACAAGTAACGCTCACTATTCCTTCAGGGAAAACAACAGCTATTGTTGGTCCGAGCGGCAGTGGAAAAACGACATTGTTTGCTTTGTTAGAGAGATTTTACACACCAGATGAAGGAGAAATATTACTTGGGGAAACAAATATTGAAGATTTTGACTTACATTCTTGGCGCAGTCAAATCAGCTATGTCTCCCAAGAAAGCCCAATGATGTCAGGAACGATACGCGACAATATTTGTTATGGACTAAATAGAGACGTTACCGATGAAGAAATAGAGCGAGCAGCCAAACTGGCAAATGCAGCGGAATTTATCGAACGGCTTCCAAACGGATATTTGACGGAAGTCGGGGAACGGGGAATCAAATTATCAGGTGGACAGCGGCAGAGAATTGCCATTGCCCGCGCTCTTATACGCAATCCGAAAATTCTTCTCCTTGACGAAGCAACCTCAAACCTGGACAGCTCATCGGAAGTTCTTGTTCAAAAGGCCTTGCAGCGGCTGATGGAAGGAAGAACAACACTTGTCATTGCTCATCGCCTCTCAACCGTTGTCAATGCAGACCAAATCGTTGTATTAGAAAATGGAACCATCACTGGGGTCGGAACACATAACGAATTGCTGCAAACCCATCCGCTCTACAGAGAACTGGCCGAACAACAATTTCAAACAATATCGGAGTAA
- a CDS encoding erythromycin esterase family protein has product MTTLFVNEVKNQSINIGDMGRYHFEFLQPILEHKRFVFLGESSHCVKEYSLAKVSLIKYLHEELGFHVLAFESELGPCMIGDYLSDQLDSKRFMAGTIGRVWQNEFVLGLFDYMKKMKQERPLYFTGVDVYQGKKENLFSEFLESYLTGPTKQKFIDFEKRAIEVLIAADKRKIKRSMRQNIREEMESKGMELIEELKQHCFPDSKIYKIVLRTMENRVNYLKATLEKSFSKLFEYRDALMAKNLEFLAQEIYPNEKFIIWAHNMHISKNTSAKRLSAYKSFVENLSQTIKEKSFVLGLYAKEGKMLDYTGKEYPIKKTNKKHLESLLDHSPYQNSFIQCNGNWAQKKWRAYEGGGMPTSFVPAQQYDGILFFKYVSPAYFDVEE; this is encoded by the coding sequence ATGACTACTTTATTTGTAAACGAAGTCAAAAATCAAAGTATCAATATAGGGGATATGGGCCGCTATCATTTTGAGTTTCTTCAGCCGATTTTGGAACATAAACGCTTTGTCTTCCTTGGGGAGAGCAGCCATTGCGTCAAAGAATACAGTCTAGCAAAAGTAAGCCTGATTAAATATCTTCATGAAGAATTGGGGTTTCATGTACTTGCCTTTGAAAGCGAATTGGGGCCATGTATGATCGGCGATTATCTGTCTGATCAACTTGATTCTAAACGTTTTATGGCGGGTACCATTGGGCGTGTGTGGCAAAATGAATTTGTCCTCGGATTATTTGACTATATGAAAAAAATGAAGCAGGAGCGGCCGCTGTATTTTACTGGTGTGGATGTTTATCAAGGAAAAAAGGAGAATTTGTTTTCGGAATTCCTCGAGTCTTATTTAACGGGTCCGACCAAACAGAAGTTTATCGATTTTGAAAAGCGGGCGATCGAGGTTTTGATTGCAGCCGATAAACGGAAAATCAAGCGTTCAATGCGCCAAAATATAAGGGAAGAGATGGAAAGTAAGGGCATGGAATTGATTGAGGAACTCAAACAGCATTGTTTTCCGGACAGCAAGATTTATAAAATTGTCCTCCGTACGATGGAAAATAGAGTAAATTACTTGAAAGCAACTTTAGAAAAAAGTTTCTCGAAACTTTTTGAGTATCGGGATGCATTAATGGCAAAAAACCTAGAATTTTTAGCACAGGAAATATACCCAAATGAAAAATTTATCATTTGGGCACATAACATGCATATTAGCAAAAATACTTCCGCCAAGCGCCTGTCTGCCTATAAATCGTTTGTGGAAAACCTCTCCCAAACGATTAAGGAGAAAAGTTTTGTATTGGGGTTGTATGCAAAGGAAGGCAAAATGTTGGATTATACAGGTAAGGAATATCCAATAAAAAAAACGAATAAAAAACATTTGGAAAGCCTTCTTGACCATTCCCCTTATCAAAATAGTTTTATTCAGTGCAATGGAAACTGGGCACAGAAAAAGTGGCGGGCCTATGAAGGCGGAGGAATGCCTACTTCCTTTGTACCTGCACAACAATATGATGGGATTTTATTTTTTAAATATGTTTCCCCAGCTTACTTTGACGTTGAAGAATAG
- a CDS encoding PH domain-containing protein encodes MFFPSKKDLWMTIIIWSVILACIIPPILSIEPIGVIMLPSILDTKPVTTVIMVVPAILLAWIWFGTGYKIENSKLEIQSGPYKKTINIDEINKVRNTKNPFTAPALSMDRIEISYGKYEFITISPKNKKEFIRQLLKVNPRIQLDNQDGVAKLE; translated from the coding sequence ATGTTTTTTCCTTCAAAAAAGGATTTATGGATGACTATAATCATTTGGTCAGTCATATTAGCGTGTATCATACCTCCTATCTTATCTATCGAACCTATAGGAGTCATCATGCTACCATCAATTTTGGATACTAAACCGGTTACAACAGTCATAATGGTTGTTCCTGCTATATTATTAGCATGGATATGGTTTGGAACTGGTTATAAAATTGAAAACTCAAAACTAGAGATTCAAAGCGGTCCCTATAAAAAAACTATTAATATAGATGAAATCAATAAAGTACGCAACACCAAAAATCCCTTTACAGCACCTGCTTTATCTATGGACAGGATTGAGATTAGTTACGGAAAATATGAATTTATCACCATATCTCCGAAAAACAAAAAAGAATTTATTCGTCAGCTTCTAAAGGTAAACCCTCGAATACAATTGGATAATCAAGATGGTGTTGCAAAACTAGAGTAA
- a CDS encoding erythromycin esterase family protein, giving the protein MFYCKSNISSEIDWLKDHTYSIQLHEFDDHSDLYFLNPLLQNKRIVFLGENGHGVAEHSQIKTKMIKYLHKELGFRVLAFESSFSDCSLCFYQQYQLDIRQWMKHSLFKVWHTEEVETLFHYVKETQLSNQPLILTGLDIQPASNDYITGKFLSKMFSNMDKSYGEKIVELEQEMLYQYVNSRSPSISKKERKRKCKEWMKLYQEFLFLLDKNSLELQNKFGKDAFLLVNRTLQNRIFLMQMISSHFMKAIKIRNKAMADNISWLAQEMFPNEKIIIWAHNGHIMKQSRRLLGFLSTFSYLPPKIKEFSYTIGFFMYSGQAAENNRSVYEVQQSDQDSIEFRIKQVGHEIGFLDISQQRKMPQNRWLFKHTYTMHEGKQLSLIKPSACYDGLVVCAKTSPPKYINLN; this is encoded by the coding sequence ATGTTTTACTGTAAAAGTAATATTTCTTCTGAAATCGATTGGTTAAAAGATCATACATACAGTATACAATTGCATGAATTCGATGATCATTCGGATTTGTATTTTTTAAATCCTTTACTGCAGAATAAACGGATCGTTTTTTTGGGAGAGAATGGCCACGGTGTGGCAGAGCATAGCCAGATTAAAACAAAGATGATTAAGTACTTACATAAAGAATTGGGGTTTCGAGTTTTAGCATTCGAAAGCAGTTTTAGTGACTGCAGCTTATGCTTTTATCAACAGTATCAACTGGATATAAGGCAATGGATGAAACATTCTTTGTTTAAAGTCTGGCATACAGAGGAAGTCGAGACTCTCTTTCATTATGTGAAGGAAACACAATTATCCAATCAGCCTCTCATCTTAACAGGATTGGATATTCAGCCTGCCTCAAACGATTATATTACTGGCAAATTTCTCTCAAAAATGTTTTCAAATATGGATAAGTCCTATGGTGAGAAAATAGTAGAGTTGGAACAAGAAATGCTTTACCAATATGTCAATTCCCGTAGTCCGTCCATTTCCAAAAAGGAACGTAAGCGAAAATGCAAAGAATGGATGAAGCTTTATCAAGAATTCCTCTTTTTATTAGATAAAAACAGTCTTGAGTTACAAAATAAGTTTGGAAAAGACGCTTTTTTGCTTGTGAACCGAACTTTGCAAAACCGAATTTTCCTTATGCAGATGATCTCTTCCCATTTCATGAAAGCGATAAAAATCCGAAATAAGGCAATGGCTGACAATATTTCGTGGCTGGCACAAGAGATGTTTCCGAATGAGAAGATAATAATATGGGCGCACAATGGGCATATAATGAAGCAATCTAGGAGATTACTAGGGTTTCTATCGACATTTTCTTATTTACCTCCCAAAATCAAGGAATTCTCCTATACCATTGGGTTTTTTATGTATAGTGGACAAGCAGCGGAAAATAATCGCAGTGTATATGAAGTACAGCAGTCTGATCAAGACAGCATTGAGTTTCGAATCAAGCAAGTAGGACATGAAATTGGTTTTTTAGATATCTCGCAGCAAAGAAAAATGCCTCAAAATCGTTGGCTTTTCAAGCACACTTACACGATGCATGAAGGGAAGCAATTAAGTCTTATCAAGCCTAGTGCTTGTTATGATGGACTTGTCGTTTGTGCGAAAACATCTCCTCCAAAGTACATCAATCTAAATTAA
- the hutP gene encoding hut operon transcriptional regulator HutP: MLKQAKGRIGRNAVLLALFEEEEEGKITAHLDNLQWRYCKGKVGSMELQKIVASVETAAKRNNVVNGELYREMHALYHAVVEAVQGVTRGQVELGDLMRTVGLRFAVVRGNPYENSKEGEWIAVALYGTIGAPIRGLEHETIGLGINHI; this comes from the coding sequence GTGTTGAAGCAAGCAAAAGGCAGAATCGGCCGCAATGCGGTGCTCTTAGCGCTTTTCGAAGAGGAAGAAGAAGGAAAAATCACCGCTCATTTAGACAACTTGCAATGGCGCTATTGCAAAGGTAAAGTCGGTTCAATGGAACTGCAAAAAATTGTTGCTTCCGTTGAAACGGCAGCGAAGCGAAACAATGTTGTAAACGGCGAGCTATATCGAGAAATGCACGCGCTGTATCATGCGGTAGTTGAGGCGGTGCAAGGCGTAACGAGAGGACAGGTCGAGCTAGGAGATTTAATGAGAACCGTCGGTCTTCGTTTCGCTGTTGTCCGAGGAAACCCGTATGAAAACAGCAAAGAAGGAGAATGGATCGCCGTTGCCTTATATGGTACAATTGGCGCCCCGATTCGCGGGCTCGAACATGAAACGATTGGATTAGGAATCAATCATATTTAA
- the hutH gene encoding histidine ammonia-lyase → MVVLTGHTLTLEEVKRVLYRDELVIASKESMEAVERSRKAVEEIVANKNVVYGINTGFGKFSDVLIAAGDVEELQWNLIHSHACGVGEPFPEEVSRAMLLLRANALLKGYSGVRPIVIERLLDLLNAKIHPVIPQQGSLGASGDLAPLSHLALALLGEGEVFYRGKRVPAIKALSAEGIAPITLKAKEGLALINGTQAMTAMGVVVYLEAEQLAYESEAIAAMTIEGLRGIIDAFDEHVHLVRGYRQQVEVAARIRDYLAGSKLTTRQGELRVQDAYSLRCIPQVHGASWQVLDYVKEKLEIEINAATDNPLIFEGGAKVISGGNFHGQPIAFAMDFMKIAIAELANISERRIERLVNPQLNDLPPFLSPAPGLQSGAMIMQYTAASLVSENKTLAHPASVDSIPSSANQEDHVSMGTIASRHAYAILQNTRRVLAIELICAMQAVEYRGVENMAPKTRKLYEAVRNIVPSITKDRIFSKDIEATAQWLKGVDWPFFLQTITPTNQYS, encoded by the coding sequence ATGGTCGTTTTAACCGGTCATACGTTAACGCTAGAAGAAGTAAAACGGGTATTGTATCGTGATGAATTGGTCATCGCTTCCAAAGAGAGTATGGAGGCGGTGGAGCGAAGCAGAAAAGCGGTGGAAGAGATTGTGGCGAATAAAAATGTGGTGTATGGCATTAATACAGGATTCGGAAAGTTCAGCGACGTCTTGATTGCCGCTGGCGACGTCGAAGAGCTACAATGGAATTTAATTCATTCGCACGCATGCGGAGTAGGGGAGCCGTTTCCGGAAGAGGTGTCTCGCGCCATGCTCCTTCTTCGTGCTAATGCCCTTTTAAAAGGGTATTCCGGTGTGCGTCCAATCGTTATTGAACGGCTGTTGGATTTATTGAACGCCAAAATCCATCCGGTCATTCCACAACAAGGCTCGCTTGGGGCAAGCGGCGATCTCGCTCCGCTTTCCCATCTGGCGCTTGCCCTTTTAGGAGAAGGAGAAGTGTTTTATCGAGGCAAGCGAGTTCCCGCTATAAAAGCATTATCAGCAGAAGGCATTGCACCGATTACGTTAAAGGCGAAAGAAGGATTGGCGCTTATTAACGGCACTCAGGCGATGACGGCGATGGGAGTGGTGGTTTATTTAGAAGCGGAACAGCTGGCGTATGAAAGCGAAGCGATTGCCGCTATGACGATCGAAGGCTTGCGCGGCATTATTGATGCATTTGATGAACATGTGCATCTCGTCCGTGGTTACAGGCAACAGGTGGAAGTAGCAGCAAGAATTCGCGATTATTTAGCGGGCAGCAAATTGACGACAAGACAAGGCGAGTTGCGTGTGCAAGACGCTTACTCGCTTCGCTGTATCCCGCAAGTGCATGGAGCTTCTTGGCAAGTGCTTGATTATGTAAAAGAAAAGCTGGAAATTGAAATCAACGCAGCAACGGATAATCCACTCATTTTTGAAGGCGGGGCGAAAGTGATTTCCGGCGGGAATTTTCACGGTCAGCCGATTGCGTTTGCGATGGACTTTATGAAAATTGCTATTGCTGAGCTTGCGAACATTTCAGAGCGTCGAATAGAACGGCTGGTAAATCCGCAATTAAATGATTTGCCGCCGTTTTTAAGCCCGGCTCCAGGTTTGCAGTCAGGAGCGATGATTATGCAATATACTGCAGCGTCGCTCGTATCCGAAAATAAAACGCTCGCTCATCCGGCGAGCGTCGATTCGATTCCATCGTCTGCGAATCAAGAAGATCATGTAAGCATGGGCACGATCGCTTCCCGCCATGCGTATGCCATTTTACAAAACACAAGGCGGGTGCTTGCAATTGAACTGATTTGTGCCATGCAAGCTGTTGAGTATCGCGGTGTGGAGAACATGGCACCGAAGACGAGAAAGCTTTATGAAGCAGTACGAAATATCGTTCCATCCATTACAAAAGATCGCATCTTTTCCAAAGATATCGAAGCAACAGCGCAATGGTTGAAAGGTGTTGACTGGCCCTTTTTTCTTCAAACCATCACACCAACCAATCAATATTCATAG
- the hutU gene encoding urocanate hydratase — MRNIKAKKGLELECKGWEQEAVLRMLYNNLDPEVAEKPEELIVYGGIGKAARNWEAFDAIVKTLRELEKDETLLIQSGKPVGVFKTHERAPRVLISNSVLVPKWANWDHFHELDKKGLIMYGQMTAGSWIYIGTQGILQGTYETFAAVTKKHFGGTLKGTLTLTAGLGGMGGAQPLAVTMNEGVVIAVEVDPSRIQKRLDTKYCDRMTYSLDEALLWAYEAKEKGEPLSIGLVGNAVEVHHELLKRGVKVDIVTDQTSAHDPLNGYIPEGMSLDEAAALRKSNPDEYVRRSKQSMAKHVEAMLEFQKRGAIVFDYGNNIRQVAKDEGVENAFAFPGFVPAYIRPLFCEGKGPFRWAALSGDPEDIYRTDALIKELFPENKALVRWIHMAQKKVAFQGLPARICWLGYGERVKMGLAINELVRKGELKAPIVIGRDHLDCGSVASPNRETEAMKDGSDAIGDWAVLNALINTTAGGSWISFHHGGGVGMGYSLHAGMVVVADGTDLAKERLERVLTTDPGMGIIRHADAGYERAMEVADEMGITIPMRKYK, encoded by the coding sequence ATGCGCAACATTAAAGCAAAAAAAGGTCTTGAGCTAGAGTGCAAAGGATGGGAACAAGAAGCTGTTCTTCGCATGCTCTATAACAATCTAGATCCGGAAGTTGCTGAGAAACCAGAGGAGCTTATTGTATACGGAGGCATTGGGAAAGCGGCACGAAACTGGGAAGCGTTTGACGCGATTGTAAAAACGTTAAGAGAGCTTGAAAAAGATGAGACGCTTCTCATTCAATCAGGAAAGCCGGTTGGTGTCTTTAAAACGCATGAACGCGCGCCGAGAGTCCTTATTTCTAACTCGGTCCTTGTTCCAAAATGGGCAAACTGGGATCATTTCCATGAGTTAGATAAAAAAGGGTTAATCATGTACGGACAAATGACAGCGGGCAGTTGGATTTACATCGGGACGCAAGGAATTTTGCAAGGAACGTACGAGACGTTTGCTGCAGTGACGAAAAAACATTTCGGCGGAACGTTAAAAGGGACGTTAACGCTCACAGCTGGCTTAGGAGGAATGGGAGGTGCGCAGCCTCTTGCAGTAACAATGAATGAAGGGGTTGTCATTGCGGTTGAAGTAGACCCAAGCCGCATTCAAAAACGGCTGGATACAAAATACTGCGATCGCATGACCTATTCATTGGATGAAGCGCTTCTTTGGGCGTATGAGGCGAAAGAAAAAGGCGAACCGCTATCGATCGGACTTGTCGGCAATGCTGTAGAAGTGCATCATGAGCTGTTAAAACGCGGTGTAAAAGTGGATATCGTCACTGACCAAACGTCGGCGCATGACCCGTTGAACGGGTATATTCCAGAAGGGATGTCACTCGATGAAGCGGCAGCATTGCGCAAGAGCAATCCAGATGAATATGTGCGCCGCTCAAAACAAAGCATGGCCAAACATGTAGAAGCGATGCTTGAGTTCCAAAAACGCGGAGCGATTGTGTTCGACTATGGAAACAACATTCGCCAAGTGGCGAAAGATGAAGGGGTTGAGAATGCGTTTGCGTTTCCAGGGTTCGTTCCAGCCTATATTCGCCCGTTATTCTGCGAAGGAAAAGGACCGTTCCGTTGGGCGGCATTATCGGGTGACCCAGAAGATATTTATCGGACAGACGCACTAATTAAAGAACTGTTCCCAGAAAATAAGGCGCTTGTTCGCTGGATTCATATGGCGCAGAAGAAAGTAGCATTTCAAGGGCTGCCTGCTCGAATTTGCTGGTTAGGATATGGTGAGCGGGTGAAAATGGGGCTTGCCATTAACGAATTGGTGCGCAAAGGAGAGTTAAAAGCACCGATTGTCATCGGACGCGATCATTTGGATTGCGGTTCAGTTGCTTCGCCAAATCGCGAAACGGAAGCGATGAAAGACGGAAGCGATGCCATTGGCGACTGGGCGGTGCTCAACGCTTTGATTAACACGACAGCCGGTGGTTCATGGATTTCCTTCCATCATGGCGGCGGTGTCGGCATGGGCTATTCACTGCATGCTGGAATGGTTGTTGTTGCGGATGGGACAGATTTAGCAAAAGAACGTTTAGAGCGCGTGTTAACGACAGATCCCGGCATGGGAATTATTCGTCATGCTGATGCTGGTTATGAGCGAGCGATGGAAGTCGCCGATGAAATGGGCATCACGATTCCGATGCGAAAGTACAAGTAG
- a CDS encoding VOC family protein — translation MNVTFDHIVHYTENPEEAKTAFQLIGFHAINGGKHPSWGTYNCLNYFTELRYIEWIGFMDFDKAKTSDNVLIQQIVADSYKGEGFSQLAFRTDDIYSVIAHIQAKGLKPIGPFSGSRKREDGKVLSWSMLFIEDKQDNTCRYPFFIQWGEPEEARATEMAPLMQHSIGTPSLSYIGINVSRLDESLQKYCHLFDVPRQSVMESNDEFGAYFELAIGNIAIRLYEAKSLTAPIDYALINRPFLCGITGMPENKTVHIKNGVYQFTV, via the coding sequence ATGAATGTCACATTTGATCATATCGTTCACTATACAGAAAATCCGGAAGAAGCAAAAACCGCATTTCAGCTTATCGGATTTCACGCTATAAACGGTGGAAAGCATCCTTCTTGGGGGACGTATAACTGCCTGAACTACTTTACCGAACTGCGCTACATTGAATGGATCGGCTTTATGGACTTTGATAAAGCAAAAACTTCCGACAATGTATTGATCCAGCAAATCGTCGCGGATTCCTATAAAGGAGAAGGCTTTTCACAATTGGCATTCCGCACAGACGATATCTATTCTGTCATTGCCCACATTCAGGCAAAAGGGCTAAAGCCGATTGGTCCGTTTTCCGGAAGCCGAAAACGTGAAGATGGTAAAGTATTAAGCTGGTCGATGCTGTTTATCGAGGACAAACAAGATAACACATGCCGCTACCCGTTTTTTATTCAGTGGGGCGAACCGGAAGAAGCCCGCGCGACGGAAATGGCACCGCTTATGCAGCACAGCATCGGAACCCCGTCTCTTTCGTATATTGGAATAAATGTAAGCCGCCTTGACGAGTCGTTGCAAAAATATTGCCACTTATTTGATGTACCCCGCCAGTCCGTAATGGAAAGCAACGATGAATTTGGCGCCTATTTCGAACTCGCTATCGGAAACATAGCGATCCGCTTATATGAAGCAAAAAGCCTCACCGCTCCAATCGACTATGCTCTTATCAACCGTCCGTTTTTATGCGGAATCACGGGGATGCCGGAAAACAAAACCGTCCATATAAAAAACGGGGTATATCAGTTTACCGTTTAA